Genomic window (Bacteroidota bacterium):
AAAATAATACGAACCTAATTTATTTTTTTATTTCTTGGGTTATTTTTTATTGGGAAATAATATCACTATATTCAGAAGTAATTTCCTGTTATTGAGCATGATTTCCTGCAAAATCTTTTTTCCACCTATTCTGTGGTTTTTTTAATATTCCCAAAAAACTGTGCGGAATTCACTGAATGATAAGCTTAATAGTTTAACCAATTTTCTATTATTATATTTGCCACATATATCTAATTTAAAATGCCCAAAATCATAACCACAAGTTTCTATAGCCTCCCCAAACAAGTCAGACTAAAATTGGTCAATACCAGCAGCAAAGATATACTTGCCGAAATTAGCAGTGGCAAACTTCATAAAACATTATCATACTTTGGCGATGAAGATACTTATATACGCAAAGCGGCTTGTTTGTGTGTGGAAGAATATATATAGCAAATAGAAGTATACAAAAAAATATCATATATATATTAAAGGACTTACTAAAAGAACCAGATTTTAAAATTAGGCAAACGGTGGTGAATGCTGCGGGTAAATAGGCAAAACGAATTTTAAAATTGTTGAATATTTTTTCGATACAGGATTATTTGATGGGCACCACAGTGTGCGAAATGCAGTGATTGGCTCTATTAAAAAAATGGGAGAGAAAAACCCCAAACCAGTATTACAATGGGCCAAGAAATATCTGCACCATGAAGATAAAGAAATACGCAGGGAAATAGGCCACGGCATTGAGCTGAGAGGTCGCACCCACCCCGAAGATATTTTGGATATACTACAAGAATTACAATATGATAAAACCGCAAGAGTACGTAATACTTTGGTGCATGTATTGGGATAAATTGCCTACAAAAAAGGATGCCTTGAAAAAGTAATTGAGCATTTAAAATTATGGGGAAATAAAGAAGTAGTTGACAAAGTATTGTATGAAATTATAGACGTTCATAAGCGTTATAGAAATTTTTCTTTTTTAACTCAAGAACAAGCCAGGCATTATATAGAAACCCATATTTAAAAGGAAGTACATGGACTGCCCTTTTTTATAGCACCTCCCAAAATGTTTACTGTGACACCGCCCTGCTTTTGATTCTTGTAATTATGGGGAAAAAATATGGATAAAAATAATTGAAATAATTGGCAATCATAAACTTAATCCGATAAGTTTGTTTTTTTTCTAACCCTTAATTATTTACTAAAATGAACAACAAAACAATTATTTCAGGTATTATTGGAGGCGTAGCTTTCTTCCTCCTCGGTTGGTTAATTTACGGAATGATGCTCGACAGTTTCATGAAAGAAAACATGAGCCAAGCGGTTGCCCGCAAAATGGAGGAAATGGTCTGGTGGGCTTTAATTTTAAGCTGCTTTGTGAATGGTTATTTCCTTTCGCTTATGTTGGGCTGGAGCAATACCCAAAGCATGTCGATTGGTTTGCAAAAAGGTGCCATCATTGGGCTATTGATCGGATTAGGAATGGACTTGGGCATGCATGCTATGAGTACCGTATTTCTTAATATGAATGCCCTTATTGTAGATGTAGCCGCCTGTACAGTAATGAATGCCATAGTAGGTGGGATTATCGGTATGATAATGGGTATGGGTAAAAAAACAGCTTAAAAAAATTGACTTAATTTATTATTTCCCGATATATATTAAGAAAGTATATATATCGGGATTTATTATATATAATACTTCTATAATTTTTTCAACACCGCTGTCCTGGATTTAATAAATCCAACTTTATCCTTTTTGAGTATTTTATTTACCTCTTTAGCTTTAGGTCCAATTTCATAATATTTGGCTGCCCACAAGTTCATTTCGGCTATGATGGGCATCAAATCAATTCCTTTTGGGGTGAGTTTATAAAATATTTTAGCTTTGCTTTCGGGATGTTCTTCCCTGCTTATCAAACCTGCTTGTTCTAAATCCACCAAACGTGATGCAAGAATATTGGTCGCTATTTTCTCCATCGATTTTGAGAATTCACCGTATGTGTTCTTGTCGAAGAACATTATATCCCTAACAATTAAAAGTGACCACTTATCACCCCAAATATCTAAACAACTGCTGATAGGACATAAAGACCTCTGGTTTTTTACTTTGTCCATTAAAAATTATTCTAAAATATTTACTCCTTTTTTGCCTCTGGAAATCTATTTTTGCACTTGCAATTTGCAAGCAAATTTACAACAAAATTTAAAACCCATCATCATGCTCAACAATCTCCCCATTTTCATCAGCCTCATTTTCGGACTCACCACATTACTTACCGTGTGGTTTTTTTACAAGGCCGCACAAAAATCGAACATCACGTTAATTATTTTAACAATATGGCTTGGTATACAAACTGTGGTAGGACTATCAGGTTTTTATACAGTTACAGATACTTTACCACCAAGGTTTATGCTATTAGTTTTACCTCCACTACTAGGTATTATTATATTATTTCTAACAAAAAGTGGAAGAAGGTACTTAGATAATATAGATATTAAAACCTTAACCATTCTGCATATAGTGAGAATACCTGTAGAAATAATTTTGTTTTGGTTATTTATATATAAGGCTGTTCCCCAATTAATGACTTTTGAAGGCCATAACTTTGATATACTATCTGGCATTAGTGCTCCTATTATATATTATTTCGCATTTGCAAAAAACAAACAGAATAAAACTTTATTATTAATCTGGAATTTTATCTGTTTAATTTTATTAGCAAATATTGTTTTGCATGCGGTGTTGTCTTCGCCCTCCCCGTTTCAGAAGTTAGCTTTCGACCAGCCCAATATAGCTATACAATACTTTCCTTTTGTGTGGTTGCCTAGCTGTGTTGTACCCTTGGTTTTGCTATCGCATTTGGCAGTGATAAGAAGGCTACTAAAGAAGTGATTATATATCTATACCGAAACTCAATATCTAATACCAATTCTTAACCTAAAATAGTTCTCCGCCTGTGGCAGATTTGGTTTGTAGAATGGTAATGCCGAACTACATCCCGAAAGCCCTGCTTAATCCCGATAATTATCGGGATGCGGGGGAATTAGTCCCTTTCTTTTGGACTATTATATATTGAGTTTCGGTATAATACCTTTATAGTTTAGCCAATTTTTCGTTGAATTTGAAATATAAATATTTACCTGTTTTCGATATTGACTCCAACAAGAAGCTTGCTAATTTGTGCTACCTCAAAATCTGAATCACACCATTATAGTTAGTTTCTTTTCCTTCGTAACTATATATTTTAACACGGTATAAATAAACACCCGTGGGCACTAGTACTCCGTTATTACCAAACTTGCCATCCCATCTGGGTTTCAAGTCATTGTTCTTAAATATAACTCCACCCCAACGGTCTATAATTTCCATATCATACTTTTTATAATATAATCCAGTGGGACCAAATGTTTCATTCAAATCATCGTCATTAGGCGTGAAAGTATTGGGGAAATATACCAAAGGTTCTTGCTTTAAACATAATTGGTTTGAGAAAGTAACAGCTTCGTAGCCGCCCAAGTTTTCAATTCCTTTTACTACATAACAGTAATTTTCTACACTGGCACTTCCCAACAAACTATCCAAATAATCGAGTGGGGGTGTAGTTGTGGTCAAAATCAAGGAGGTCATA
Coding sequences:
- a CDS encoding HEAT repeat domain-containing protein — its product is MGEKNPKPVLQWAKKYLHHEDKEIRREIGHGIELRGRTHPEDILDILQELQYDKTARVRNTLVHVLG
- a CDS encoding helix-turn-helix domain-containing protein, whose amino-acid sequence is MDKVKNQRSLCPISSCLDIWGDKWSLLIVRDIMFFDKNTYGEFSKSMEKIATNILASRLVDLEQAGLISREEHPESKAKIFYKLTPKGIDLMPIIAEMNLWAAKYYEIGPKAKEVNKILKKDKVGFIKSRTAVLKKL